One genomic region from Bufo bufo chromosome 3, aBufBuf1.1, whole genome shotgun sequence encodes:
- the PDCL3 gene encoding phosducin-like protein 3, producing MSAGNVWENVPVLCFPRHTQCGRTFLLCLSLLTSVSVGRRSRAATMQDPNADTEWNDILRRKGILPPKEVPKENEEEEEAEILKQQSVVKTYEDMTLEELDENEDEFSEEDERAIELYKQQRLAQWQAAQIKNKFGEMLEISGQDYVQEVTSASKDLWVILHLYKQGIPLCTLINQHLAFLARKFKDVKFVKAISTTCIPNYPDKNLPTIFVYRGGNISAQFIGPLVFGGMNLTQDELEWKLSESGAIKTDLEENPRPQIQDQLMSSIRSSFIKTRDFDSDED from the exons ATGAGCGCAGGTAACGTGTGGGAGAACGTTCCTGTGTTGTGCTTCCCTCGCCATACCCAGTGTGGGAGAACGTTCCTGTTGTGTCTTTCGCTATTGACCTCGGTCTCTGTAGGGAGAAGGAGCCGTGCCGCCACCATGCAG GACCCCAATGCAGACACAGAGTGGAATGACATCTTGCGCAGGAAAGGCATCCTTCCGCCAAAGGAGGTACCAAAAGAgaatgaagaggaggaagaagctgAAATTCTTAAGCAGCAGTCAGTTG TGAAAACATATGAGGACATGACGCTGGAAGAACTTGATGAGAATGAGGATGAATTTAGtgaggaggatgagagagccatAGAACTATACAA GCAGCAAAGGTTGGCTCAGTGGCAAGCAGCCCAAATAAAGAATAAATTTGGGGAGATGCTGGAGATCTCTGGACAGGACTATGTGCAAGAAGTGACAAGCGCTAGTAAAGATCTCTGGGTGATTTTGCATCTTTACAAACAAGG AATTCCTCTCTGCACATTAATAAACCAACACTTAGCATTTCTTGCAAGAAAGTTTAAAGATGTGAAATTTGTGAAAGCCATTTCTACGACCTGTATACCAAACTATCCTGACAAAAACCTGCCTACTATATTTGTTTATCGTGGTGGGAACATCAGTGCGCAGTTCATAGGACCTCTGGTATTTGGTGGCATGAATCTAACACAGGATG AGTTAGAGTGGAAACTATCGGAATCTGGAGCCATCAAGACAGACCTTGAGGAAAACCCACGACCACAAATCCAGGACCAGCTGATGTCTTCCATTAGGAGTTCTTTTATTAAAACCAGAGACTTTGATTCAGATGAAGATTAA